The following coding sequences are from one Hymenobacter sp. DG25A window:
- a CDS encoding DUF4397 domain-containing protein: MKTTFPHFLRPFLFSSLALASVLTSCSNDDEDTVAPVVPGTGQAQLIHVAPYNKVKFDFVVNDKKLVDVDYGKNTGYKTVDIGSATIKVKNSTSQADVLPGFSQSFEKDKSYSVFIYNPTASTLGSLVTTDDLTTPAAGKANIRFVNTGFDAGAITLTAVGSTPFFTNVAYGTAVAFSPIEAKTYSLEARNSLGVTLATKSNVSFSDGKSYTVVLRGRNSPAVPADEALTLDVIQNK, encoded by the coding sequence ATGAAAACGACCTTCCCGCATTTCCTCCGTCCATTTCTGTTTTCCTCCCTTGCCCTGGCCTCGGTACTAACCAGCTGCAGCAATGATGATGAAGACACCGTAGCACCTGTAGTGCCCGGTACCGGTCAGGCTCAGCTAATCCACGTGGCCCCCTACAATAAGGTCAAGTTTGATTTCGTGGTAAATGACAAGAAGCTGGTAGACGTAGACTATGGCAAAAACACTGGTTACAAGACCGTAGACATCGGTAGCGCTACCATTAAAGTGAAGAACAGCACGTCACAGGCCGACGTTCTGCCCGGCTTCTCGCAGTCTTTTGAGAAAGACAAGAGCTACTCGGTATTCATCTATAACCCCACTGCCTCTACTCTGGGTTCCCTGGTCACCACCGATGATCTGACTACCCCCGCAGCCGGTAAAGCCAACATCCGTTTTGTGAACACGGGGTTTGATGCCGGTGCCATTACCCTCACGGCCGTTGGGTCTACTCCTTTCTTTACCAATGTAGCCTACGGCACTGCGGTTGCCTTCTCACCCATTGAGGCCAAAACCTATTCGCTGGAAGCCCGCAATTCGTTGGGTGTTACGCTGGCTACCAAGTCCAACGTGTCCTTTAGCGACGGCAAGAGCTACACTGTAGTCCTGCGGGGCCGCAACTCGCCGGCCGTACCCGCCGATGAAGCGCTTACGCTGGACGTCATTCAGAACAAGTAA
- a CDS encoding class I SAM-dependent methyltransferase, translating into MEFPLPEAARQYVADNLHEDPAKLALQARRYPGLPVPELVRQIQARQKARTKLPAWAANPDLIFPPALSVEQASSDRTAAFKASLVSGATLLADLTGGFGVDSSYFATQVQEVHYVERNPELVAVVQYNLLQLGIHNVVCHATDAVQFLRNTDQHFDWLYLDPARRDTAARKIYRLQDCEPDILRIMPLLLHKADRVLLKTSPMLDIEQALEELAHVRRLWVVAVDNECKEVLYELGQEPAVDPERFTINMKRDGTQQEFRLNRAREARAIPRYAEPQQYLYEPNCAILKAGGFRSIGTAFELLKLHQHSHLYTSDTLRADFPGRIFRIRATERYDRDALRAHLGPEVRAHVTTRNFPDSVADFRHRTGIREGGELYLFATTDLRGRLMVLVCEKL; encoded by the coding sequence ATGGAATTTCCGCTGCCTGAAGCGGCGCGTCAATACGTAGCCGATAACCTGCACGAAGACCCCGCCAAGCTGGCTTTACAGGCCCGCCGCTATCCGGGCTTGCCGGTACCGGAGCTGGTACGGCAAATTCAGGCCCGCCAGAAAGCGCGCACCAAGCTCCCCGCCTGGGCCGCCAATCCTGATCTGATCTTTCCCCCCGCCCTCTCAGTAGAGCAGGCTTCCTCTGACCGCACGGCCGCTTTCAAAGCCAGCCTGGTGAGCGGCGCTACGCTCCTGGCCGACCTGACCGGTGGCTTTGGCGTAGACAGCAGCTATTTTGCCACCCAGGTACAGGAGGTTCATTACGTGGAGCGCAACCCCGAGCTGGTAGCGGTAGTGCAGTATAACCTGCTGCAGCTGGGCATTCATAATGTGGTGTGCCACGCTACCGATGCCGTTCAGTTTCTAAGAAACACGGACCAGCACTTCGACTGGCTCTACCTGGACCCGGCTCGCCGCGACACCGCCGCCCGCAAAATTTACCGACTGCAGGACTGTGAGCCCGATATTCTGCGCATTATGCCCCTGCTGCTGCACAAAGCCGACCGGGTGCTGCTCAAAACCTCGCCTATGCTGGATATTGAGCAGGCCCTGGAGGAGTTGGCGCACGTGCGGCGGCTCTGGGTGGTGGCCGTGGATAATGAGTGTAAGGAGGTATTATATGAGCTGGGCCAGGAACCTGCCGTTGACCCGGAGCGCTTCACTATTAACATGAAGCGGGATGGCACCCAGCAGGAATTCCGCCTTAACCGGGCCCGGGAAGCCCGCGCCATTCCGCGCTACGCCGAGCCCCAGCAGTACCTGTACGAGCCCAACTGCGCCATTCTGAAGGCCGGTGGTTTCCGGAGCATCGGTACGGCTTTTGAGCTGCTGAAGCTGCACCAGCACAGCCACCTGTATACCTCGGATACGCTTCGGGCCGACTTTCCCGGCCGCATTTTCCGCATTCGGGCCACCGAGCGCTACGACCGGGATGCCCTGCGTGCCCACCTGGGCCCGGAAGTACGTGCCCACGTCACCACCCGCAACTTCCCCGACTCGGTAGCCGACTTCCGCCACCGCACCGGTATCCGGGAAGGCGGCGAGCTATACCTGTTTGCCACCACCGATTTGCGCGGCCGTTTGATGGTGCTGGTGTGTGAGAAGCTGTAA